The DNA window CAGACAAATAAGCGATTGTCAGAAACCTGTACACCGGAAGTGTACATGGATGAACACGCAGGCGAGACTTCTAAGCAGTAGGACGCAGCACAGCTACAGAAGTAGGTGCTCATAGCACCGCTATttcttcattgtttcatttatacTGTGCGGTCAACATTGACGAATTACAATGAGAACGTGTGACATAACTAACCTAAAAACACGATTCACGTTAAACCGGCACTCAACATTTGTGTGCGCTTTGCTGTAACCTCACACGCTGCTCGCTGTTGTTACCTACTACGCTTTTATTGTTTGccttttcattaatttatcaCGGCATTGCGCTCTGAAAATAGGATATAATGTTGTGTTCTTCTCAAGGGAAGTTGGTGAGAAACGGAGAGAAGAAACAATTAGTGGTAAGGGCATTTTacgtttttagtttttaattgAAACTTCGTGTATATTAATTGCTGATGGGCACCAATACGTTAGCTGTAGGCCCGTTACTTAAATGATGGTCCTCGAGAGCCGAGAACTGCTGATTTCCACCCTTCCTTTACCTGTGAGTCGGGAGTGAATCTGACCAGTCAGTAGTACTAATTGTTCAGTCGATTATCTGGGAGGAATTTTAGACTGATGTGGTATCCGCAAATGCTGGCTGTTATCTTTCAGACAAGCTCTTTGACCGGAGATGTTTTTTCAGATATGCATTGAAGGCAACATCGCCAGTGGGAAGACAACATGTTTGGAGCATTTCAGTAAAACGAGTGATATAGAGGTACATGGTCCTCGTGTATTAGTCACGTTTCAATTGATTGATAATTCACTTAATTTATATCCCACATCTATTTAGATCAAATCGTGTTGCCTTATTTAGAACACTGAGATTGCATTGTAAGCAGTAAACGATAGACTGCCGTTTATAGAGCTCATTGTGATCAGTCcctatttttttaagtttactGTATGATAAGGTGTTTAGTAAATACTATCATGCCAAATATGTACATTATATTAAAGTAATGTATATCTTTACTTTTTTAATgtacatgaaaaataatgagcGAGGAGATGCATAATGAACGTAtctatgttttttatattgtaaGCCTAAGAACTTAAACAGTACAGTTCCATGATGGGTTTAATGGACACTATAAATACTAGTATAGCATAATCACATGTCAATCAGGTTTCTTATAGGGCCAGATGATTGGGTTGAGTTAATAAATTGCCCTACAATCAAAAACATTTACTTCTGTAAAGCTATACAGCATTCAGATCAATTCTGTTCCCCTTTCAGGTAATGACTGAACCAGTATCCAAATGGAGGAATGTTCAAGGGCACAACCCTCTGGTAGGATTGATGTGGAAGTTATAGaatttcattctttccttttacTGAAAGCGCCTCAGTTTATGTACGAATACATTGAAAGTtagttttgtgtgtatttgaaagTTGAATTGTGTtcagtttgtgttgtgtttttgaagGTGGTCCTgtttttgaaatgatgatatTAGTCATTTGTTGATTTGTGGTGGGTTTTATTATGttgtgctgtttttgtgtgtttcctgcAGGGTTTGATGTACCAGGACCCATCTCGTTGGGGTCTCACCCTGCAGACTTACGTACAGTTGACCATGTTGGATCGTCACCTCTCCACAATAGTGCGTACTCCACCTGTTTTGATAAGGATCTCTTCAAGATTAAatcctgtgtgagggtgtatgacAGTTTGAGTGAGTGACCAAGCTTTTGAGTTTAGATCTTTCAGGTTAAACTCGTTTTATAATCTGTcacatgttcttcccgtgttcTTCAGACGGCTCCTGTAAGAATGATGGAAAGATCCATCTACAGTGCCAAGTACATCTTTGTGGAAAATCTTTACCGAAGGTATCATTGTCCATTGTGATAATTAAATTGGATACAGGCCTACTTTAGTGCTCTTTTGTTTCCATGGGCTAAATGTAAGGCTCCAGTGTCATatgagaaatatatattttttttcaatgaaatgtaattatcatttttttttttttttgcttttattgaaTTTACACCTTTTCAATCCTTGGTCTTTTCAAGGATTTCCTcagcatttttgcatttttatttttcagtggaaagatGCCAGATGTGGACTTCGCTGTTCTGAGTGAATGGTTTGAATGGATCATTCGGAATATTCACATTCCTGTGGATCTAATTGGTAAGCTATTTTGCAGTCAAACCAAAACAggggcggcctatagcgtagtggttaaggtaaatgacggggaaacacaaggtcggtggttcgaatcccagtgtagccacaataagatccgcacagccgttgggccttaaccctgcattgctccaggggatgattgtctcctgcttagtcgaatcaactgtacgtcgctctggataagagcgtctgccaaatgccaataatgtaatgtaatgtaatgacttgaACAGGCATTGTAAGATAAACAGAAAAGTGTTTCTTACAATGTTGTAATAGAAGTCACTTACCTCTCCTTGTAAAAGAAGTAAATTAAATTTCCTGTATGCTGTCAGACTAATTGGTTGGTTTGTACAGCAAGGTAATTGTCCTTTTCTGTATGAACTAGTTTACTTGCAGACTACACCACAGATCTGCTATGAGAGGCTGAAGGAAAGgtgcagggaggaggagaaaatgATTCCCATGGTAAGTGTCAGATGTCCAGCACCTATCTGTCATTGCAGACTGTGTTACCCTTCGTATACAGTATTTAGTGTTTTACTTATACTCTTAGGAATATTTGGAAGCGGTACATCAGCTGTATGAAGACTGGCTGATTAACAAGACATCATTTAAAGTCCCTGCTCCTGTTCTCGTAAGTGACTTAGCCTTCAGGGCATTATGTTTGATTGACCATGGTGCATGGATAATGAAGTTTGTCTCGATAAATGCAATAGTTGCATTGCCTCTTGAGAAAAACATTTGATAAAGTTTTTCTCCCTGAGGTCATAAAGGTATGATGCATGCCATTCTCAGTtcaccaatttttttttctttttttttttttttctgatatagcTTTTAGTTCAGTTGTTTTCAGTAGTGTTTATCATTTacttctgctttgttttaggtGATACCTGCAGATCACGATCTCCCAAAGATGATTCGTCAATATgaggagaacaaagaaaagATATTATTGGGCAGGAATGCATAATTCATGAGTAAAAtctgcagaaaatgtatttgttccaGATATGTGCTTTAatattttagtatttatttaattttaaacgaGTCTGAAGGCCAATTTTGTATTGGTACCGTTCAGTTCAGAATTTTCTGtttgtaaaattatttaatgttcAACATGACTCAATCTCATTGTTATAGAAAGCAAACATTATACAGACTGCTTGGATTTGGGAACTTTTGTTTACGCTACCTGTAGTGTCATTCCACAACAgtatttacaaatgtaatgtgtcaCTACTGCACCACTCACCTCATTCGTAAATCGGTCAAATGCTGGCATAACTGTACTGAAGTAGCACCTGTAAAACATGCACACGCTGTTCTTAGGATATTCATTAAATTACAATTATGAAAGTATTCCCAAGTTACTActatgtgaaataaaaatccCTTTTGTTAATGGGACCAGAATTCTGCATATTGTCTTTCACAGTTTTCTATCGTTGAATTCACTGTGAATCATTTATTCTGCTTGCCATGTGTTTAAGAAATAAATGGCAATTTTTGTACTTACGTACTTGTAATGTCttcttatatatttatatataaaaaagacaTACATTTGTCTTTCTTAATTGCACATAATTTGatttcataacataacataatgatgagaacaggccattttggaatttatcctttgcaaTTGTCCATTTATGCCCCCTTGTGAAAAGTTTCTGCAATGTGTTATCCAAGAATATGAATACACTTGAGTAAGCTTTGCTGTGTTCCTGATGTATACCTACTCTGGTAAGGTTTTGTGGGTGgggggagcctatcccaacatgCAGTGGACGAGAGGCTGGGATACACCTTGCCGTGCCATAACTTGCTTTCACCTATGGTAGGAATGTGCCTTCCCAATTCTAATTGATCCACATTTCTTGCTTCATTTGGAGCATTTCCGGgttttcaaacacattttatatacagtTAATAATGGAAGTGGAATAAAATGAGGAGGACACATTCAGAATACATATTCTAAAGCCAGTGAAAAGAGGATGCAGGGTATGGAGGGGATGGTTTTAAAGTGAAGCATTCCTCATACTGTCTAGCACTGGTGTAACGACACTGCAGgggagattacattacattacattaatgacatttggcagacgctcttatccagagcgacgtacaataaagtgcatacccataaccagggataagtatgctgaaagaccctagagggaagtacaatttcaactgctacctgcctATAAGACTGGGATATTTGTTCTGAATACCAGTTTAATTTGATATGAAAATAGTTTGGCTCAGCCaggactgagaaacacacaaaccataGGGTAACAAAACTATTGTGGTTAACTATTGTGAATATTCTATTGTGAATTGATCTATTGTGAATATATTCTTCCACAATCTCATGTGAAACTATGAGGTTGACTAAGAACATGTCAATATATCTATTTTTTTACTTACTCATCACCACCTCTCACACTTCTAAGGTACAAAACATCTAGTCGAATCAAATGGCATCACCAATTTCAATAAGAATTTCTATTAGACTGtaatatgcacttttttgtcaATTGTTATCTTCTTACAGTTAGGTTAATCTGAGAGCGAAATGACCTGTAGTGCAATAGTTATCCGACCAAACTTCTTGGTTGTAGTCCTGGGAGGGCCAAGCAAAGAAGACCCAGCAGGCAGTTTATGAGAATCAAATGCAatcaaaaaggaagaaaaaaaagagaatgggAATAGAAAAGTAAAACTGACAAGCAATCATCCTTTGTTCTTAGCATCTAGGCAGCAGCACCTGTGCATCAGGTacaaggtttttaaaaaaaattattattaaagaaAATCAATCC is part of the Conger conger chromosome 15, fConCon1.1, whole genome shotgun sequence genome and encodes:
- the tk2 gene encoding thymidine kinase 2, mitochondrial, whose amino-acid sequence is MSFSSCYIGRFRRTFAQIHSTIAGRLNRQISDCQKPVHRKCTWMNTQARLLSSRTQHSYRRKLVRNGEKKQLVICIEGNIASGKTTCLEHFSKTSDIEVMTEPVSKWRNVQGHNPLGLMYQDPSRWGLTLQTYVQLTMLDRHLSTITAPVRMMERSIYSAKYIFVENLYRSGKMPDVDFAVLSEWFEWIIRNIHIPVDLIVYLQTTPQICYERLKERCREEEKMIPMEYLEAVHQLYEDWLINKTSFKVPAPVLVIPADHDLPKMIRQYEENKEKILLGRNA